attttacttcctttatgtttttcacttgtttcatagtcgtatcccaatttattgcaatatctagtttttgctcccacttgataaaagaatttatattatatataaaaatcggttcaagtaatatatcataatatattttagATCCTTTCTGAACCTTAGCTATTATCTGtagtgcttttggttctttattgcatgttttatctatgatagtaatattgtttgtgcttaagtaacttttaatggagcgtataaatcccatatacagtaaataattaactttaacatcatatttttctgtgaaatctttatgactaaggaagcacccgCTTTCGtctacaatatctctaaccaggattatacctttacttgtccagttttttaaataaactgtcttattaccgactttaaatttatcgttatgaaaaagtggttctgcaagtgcctcttgtgcttcttttaacctaacatgttttgtaaaattcaCATATGCCCagtatacatctttccagaatctattacattcaacgtttacaaattttcttggtccATACTTTCttggtctgtgcgtgtgtgtgtgcgatgtgtgtgtgtgtgtgtgtgtgcgcgcgtgtctttaTGCTTCATAATCCAAAACATCACTGAGGAGGTGGGGATGtgtcaggtggaggaggagggggatggggtatCTAGCAACAACGATGACAAAAAAAGTGTCATTAAGAttaggttaaaaaagaaaagaaaaaaaaagacacacacacacacacacacacacacacacacacacacacacacacacacacacacacacacacacacacacaaaacaacaaaaacaacaacaacaacaacaacaacaaaaaacactcctCTCTAAATGCCCTGCTTTGAATGCTTATTTGATGGCTCGTGCCACATAGTTTGGTAAGTTGCATCATCATGGAACAACCAAACTGCACTGATTGACATAAAGTGCATAATAATTATTACATTGAGCCAATGACATTTTTTCACTCTGTAATCAAACAGTCGCATTTCGAATACATTGACAATAAATACATTCCCACATGCACATTTtctgtttaaaacaaaaagtggcagataaatgaataaacaaataaagaagtaaacacACGAAAAGTTCATTTTATAATACTCAAGCGAACAGTTGCAAGATAAAGTGTTAACCTGAAGGCATCCGCGGTACTTcacgtttcttcccccccccctcctcctccctctctctcttttttgcgtGCACACCATGGATTGTTCGTTCCTGATGAACTAACCACTCAAATGGAAAAGAACGTTTACAAAAATGCGAAGCTTCGCATATATTTtccacttctttctccttttcttctccttgccCGTGTatctcggcgtgtgtgtgtgtgtgtgtgtgtgcgcgcgcgcgtgtgtgtgtgcgtgcgtgtgcgcgcgcacatgtgtgataggtgaaaaacaacaacaacaataaacaacaacaacaacaacaaaacacacacacacaacaacaacaaacaacaacaacaacaacaacaaatacaggaaaaaaaacaccctgataTAATACATTTCGATACGTAAATCAGGTACCGCAGGAGTTCTCTTTGCACCTCTTATCTATTCAGCGTGTCagtcatatttgtgtgtgcgtgcgtgtgtgtgtgtgtgtgcgcgcgcgcgcatgtgtgtagttCTAAGGGTTCCAGTGCCttgctcaaatacacacacacacacacacacacacacacacacacacacacacacacacacacacacataacaatatcGTAACAACACTTTAATAACTAATAACATACCAACAAGTGCCTATCGAGTAAGATAACCATCTGATACATCGCAAAATTTTGCTTTGTACCTCTCACGTATTGAGTGTGTCGTATTCGgtggtgtgcgcgcgtgtgtgtgtgtgtgtgcgcgcgcgcgtgcaagtgcgcgtgtgtgtacgcctgCATACCAGTATCTGTGGTTGTAAGGggtaagaaaaagaaacaaaagcaaagacacacacacatcaccagtgTCTCCCAATTATGTACATCATAACAATTCTGTAAAAATATCATGGTAATATGTGACTCGAACATTAAAACAATTCAACAAGAGTATCAAATGATATGACCATCTTATGCATCACAAGATTTCTCTTTGTACCTCATACACACTGATTGTGTCGTttccggtggtgtgtgtgtgtgtgcgcgtgcgtgtgcgcgcgtgtgcgtgtgtgtgcgtgtgccagcgtgtgcgtgtgtgcgtgtgtgtgtgtgcgctcgtgtgtgtgcgtgtgtgtgtgagcctgcgtatgtgtgtgcgcgtatgtgtgtgcctgtgtgtgtgcattaacatTTGAGTGTATCTGTGCTACTGGTGGGTTTGGAAAAAAGCTtttaaacaacaagaaaacaaaacaaacctagcACCAATTCCTTGCTCAGATGATAAATCAATAGTAACATCATGGTAAtatggataaaaacaaaaacaaacaaataatccaGTAACACAGTATCAAGTCAGACAATCAACCGCCTTATGCATCacaagtgagagtgagtgagtgtgcgtgtgcgtatgcgtgcgtgtgtgcgtgtgtgtgtgtgtgcgtacctgcgTGTGTCCGCGCACGCGAGTGCGGTTGGTTTACAAGTTAACATGATTCAACTTAAGCATTACATGCTATTCAATGTTACACACCATGTCAACATAACTTGGGACAATATCGGATCAGTGGCCACCACAAAGTCACATCCAGTCTCACGGCCAACCTCTAGCAAGTAAAGAACAGTAAAATTTCTACCAACCAATTGTCTACCGCATTCTGAGATATTAACATACTTTACAAATTGTTCATCaggcagtttttgactcacttgtgtaaacaaagtgagtctatgttttaacccggtgttcggttgtctctctctgtgtgtgtgtgtgtgtgtgtgtgtgtgtgtgtgtgtgtgtgtgtgtgtgtgtggtaaactttaacactgacattttttctgcaaatactttgtcagtcgacaccaaattaggcataaaaataggaaaaattcagttctttccagtcatcttgtttaaaacaatattgcacctctgggatgggcacaaaaaaaaaaaaaaaaaaaaaaaaaaatgaagcctaattatatgcaaactgcatttactgttgtattcatattttttgtgttctctaaacttggcactttgatctgatattctgactcttcaatcaccgatatgtgtgacgggacattaaacaaaaattccttccttctgacccaacaacaagagcagtcattattatcattttttgttcaaacaggaacttcttttgctaagcatggaagtttatttattttgcaaacgttttggtgcagatagagctcccacagtgtaggcatgcatacactcacatacctcatcctctaccccccctccccccacctctcccacacacacacatacgcacgtgcacagaactctcctgacacttgtgtacacttacaccctcgcgcatgcacaaacgtactcaaacacacagacccatacatacacacaaacacacacatacacacacgcacagaggctgccactgattggctgcaagagggatgggaaaagatctctgatgccaagaacgtggcgtctagtgtgttgctcagtctattgtatttggaaaagcccacagagactgtgttccgttttgaagaaatttgcgcagtgttggtttggaaatgatgccgatatttgtttgatttgcaaagcatccaAGCATAAATTAAGACTTAAGATCATCATCACTGTGACAacatctagtagtagtagtagtagtagcagcagcaacagcagcagcagctgtagcaccgagtagcagcagcagtcgtagtagtagcagcagcagcagtagtagtagtagtaggattagcaacagcaacagcagcagcagaagtagtagcagtagatgctGTTGCAGTGGTGGTTGCAATAATATTGTTGATGGGGATGttcacagtgatgatggtggtgatgatgttctaAAGTCTTTATCTATGCTTGGATGCATCATGACTggtttgattattttgttttatatatgtatgaGCATCAATGGAAACTGCCCAAAAGGTGAAAATATCAACAGCAagaaagctttctttttttttaatcctcaccatcatcatcactgtcgtcacccTCAATGACGTCAACAAtttaacaacagcaagaacaacagcaacaataactattataatgttgctgttgctTGTAAAATTATGTCTAATGTCAAAAATACTCAAACTCATTAAAATATGTCATTAGCAAATAAATTGAATCATCAGATgactaacaaataaacaaaaggatAAATCAACAATAACTTTAACATTAACTTTAGCAGCCCATAAAGTGAAACATGAGTATGTATATAACTGTGCAatgatcagtaaaaaaaaaaaagttttttcatttcacacacaaattatctacatgttaaaatgtcatatgTGAAGCTGTAAATACCTAAACAAGTTGAAATCATGAAGaaataaaacgtgaacagtttaCGATGGtgatcgccctttctcccacgtttgactgcaAAAACCAACTGAGTGTGTAGTCATTGGGACtggacgataagccgaggtcctgtgcacagcacgcatttggcgcactgccGGCCGGAAAGAGAACCTACGGCAAAATTTATGTAGAAGAGAATCTTATCTGACAGGCCACAAATAGATATATGCATACgcccaaagcctgacaaagcgtcagtgttgggtcatgctgctggtcaagcatctgcctagtagatgtggtgtagtgtatatggatttgtccgaacacaatggcgcctctttgagaaattgaaactgaaactttaaaagaaaaaaacgcaGCCTGATCAAAGTAATGCTGCTTTTTGAATAAAAAATGGTATCAACCACTTTGCCCCAAAAGAAATCAAAGAAATGAAAcgaagagagaaggtgagaggagaggatgggggaagaaagagaacagacacaCGAACAGCACCGGCAGGATTGTcggaggagaaagagcgagactgagagggaggggaggggaaagtcCACAGAGAGTTCACCAGATGTGAGAATAGTCGTCATCAATGacgtccctttgtctgtctctgtccacctcgTCATAGgtgttctcccctccctccttcacgtgACTGTACACGTCacctccccccactacccccgtCACGTTCTCCACGGGTTCACTTCTGTCAAACTGCAGATGGTTGTAGTCTGTGGCCTCTTCCCGCGGCGAGGGGGAAGAATCTGACGTGGGAGACTGTGAGAATGGGAGGGTTGTGTCCCTGAGTTCGCGGCGTGTCTCTGTTTCATGAAGCGTTTCTTCAAGAGTGTGGTGTTGGCACCAACTTATGGACTGTGTGCAGGGATCGTGTTCTGCCCTCTGTTCAAGGATGTGGTATATGGTTGCAGCAGTAGCCTCAGGGGTCTGTGGAATCCTTTCTCCGAAGGCacattgctgtggttgttgtccgGCGACCTTTGTCATGAAACACTGTTTCTGTTTTGCCATggctttgtgtgtggtgtgaacgtGATCACAGGGTGAATAATTACTGTACGTTTGTTCTTCATCAAAACGCATCTCACTGTAGTCATCAACCTGTGCGCCGTCTTGGTGACGATTGTCTCCGCTGATTTCAGGACTGTCCAGGACGTGTGCCGCTGCGGGGTTGTCTGTACCACTGGGCGTGGATGACGTCATGTCCTGTGCCAGGCAGTACAGCGACGAGTGACGTCTGAATGCAAGGGATGACTCGTCCTGATCTACGTCTCGGATGACGCTGTAATTCTCCACGGACAGTCGTGACGTACTTGCCTCACTGACCGATGTGTAATGGTTGGATGGCGGGGTGTCACCTGTGTGGTTGTCATCTCTGGATACGCCAGTTGAAATATCGTAATCTTCAGCGTCACTGGCTAGATCAGTTTGAAAAATCGCCGGTTTTTCTCCAGATCGGATCTTCCAACACATCAAATTGTTCCGTCGGAAGAAAATGATCAGGAAGACAAGAATGATGCTGGAAATGAAAATGGTTGCCGAGACACCAGTGATTGTCGGCCAAACGTTAGATTTTGCGGCTTCTCCAGCGGTCTTCCCTGCGCTCGCTGTTGTATGCTTACCGAGTGAAGCGGTTGATGTGGTTGGCAGCTTTGTATCAATGGTGTTtgtggatgatgaagacgttgtaGTTAACCCATCGTTACAGCGAGATTCGTAGTACTTTAAATTTCTAACACGTACTTTCTTATTGCGTTCTCCGCTATGTTTCCGTGTTCCCTTAATCATCAAAGTGAAAGTGGAGTCAGACGGCTTTACTGGAATTTCAGCGTTGCCCCATGTTGCTTTCGTTGAAGAGTTCCACAGCTCCAAACGTGAACCATTGTGTGGCCATGAAATAAAAACCTCCAGTGCATACGTATCACTCTCTTTTATGTAGTATTCAAACTTTAGACAGTGAAAAGCAGGACTGGTTGCACAGACAGGCCTGCTTGTAAGAAATCCAGAAGTAATATAAAATGAAAGATACGCGCATTTGTAAATGTGTCTTTTCACCACATTGGTTGTCCAGCCGCTGTTGTTCCAGTGACAAAAGTCAGATGTAAAAGTGCAGTTACCTGGCCCATTGTAAGAACACCTGGTGTCATCTTGGACATTTAAAGAGGCGTGGAGGTTTACAATCAATACCACCGGCAACCAAAACGTCAGAATAGTGTCCTGAAAaaatcagtaacacacacacacacacacacacacacacacacacacacacagcacaatgaatGTCTTCTTTATACTGAATTGATATTGAatgatttttcattttttaaaaagtgaGTTCAATGGGGTATCTGGACAAAAAGCGTATCTTGTTTCACTCAGTCATGCGGCTGCCTTCGTACCTCCACTTCCCCGGCATTCCCACTCCTCagatacccccctccccgccccccattccccaggtcagcccccccgcccccccgccccccccccccatacacccaaaacaaaaacacaaagggggtaaaaaagaaagaaaaaaagagagagacacgccCAGGCTTTTAAAACGTTAAATCTACCCTGTCGCATACATTTAGGCCATAGGGATAGCTATTCAAGTGATGAATCGGAGAGTGCTTGCACAATCAGATGTCAAATGGAGGGAATAAGTGTGACCCACTGTGTTAGGGCAGGGGGTAGATGATCGATGGAAGAGAAGCTAGAGGAACGTTTCAGATAACAACttttaaatcatttatttattcatttatcaatttctGGTTTTAGCCTGTGGCAAGAGCAAAACGCTTTGTTGAAAGACTGAACGAGGAGTGTATGATCCGAAtcgtttttcctccttttttatgGCTACTGACTGAAGTTATGAATATATAACTAAAAAGGAATTGCTCCCTGTCAGGAATCCCTGTCAATCAAGCTGGTTTTCGACAAGGCCGGTCCCGGCTGATCATTTGGTACAATTAACAACACAAGTTAACAGTTTGCGAAAAGGAAAAATATTCTAGCAATATTTTGCACGGCTAACCATTTGGTAAAATTAAAAACACAAGTTAAGAAACAGTTTGCGAGACGGAAAAATATtctagcaacatttttttttatgtcaaaaagGCTTATGAACAAGTATGGCATGGTCGACTTCTGTACAAGATTGAAACAATTAGTATAACTGGTCATATGTACAGTTATATTAAGGACTTTTTATCGAACAGACAAATAGAAATAAGAGTAGGAAACACATATTCAAACTCGCGACCGCTTAAAATGGGTTTGCCTCAAGGATTACACCTATGTTGTTTAACATATTGATAGCAGATTACCGAAAACATTATCCAAAGAAACAAAGTTATCGCAGTTCGCTGGTGATATCTGTTTGTGGATGAAGGTGACGATGAGAACCAAAACTCCAACCAGGGTATTGAACTATACAAAGAAAGTTTACCAGCGCGAAATAGATAAAACTAGCATATTCATAATAGAAAATGGACTGGCCCTATCATTAGAGAAAACGAGCATTATGCTTTTTAATTCGAGATATGATCCCGAAAAACTCCCTGTTTTCATTCTAGATGGTATTGTCATAAATTATACACATACTGTCAAATTTCTGGGAGTTTATGTAACATCCAAACTTACCTGGAAGCACCACATCGAGTTTTtaataaacaaagcaagaaaaagtCTGAATTTTCTCAAGGTTGTTAGCAAACAACGTCGGGGACAGGATGACAAAGTGCCCATATCTTTGTCAACCGCTACAGTACGTTCAAAGTTGACATATGCTCAGAAGGCGTTCTTCAGTGCACCACAatgcctatttaaaaaaaaaaaattacaatgtaTAGATTGCAAAGCCTGTAAACTCGCTCTGGGAgtcccatcacacacatcagtctCAGGGACTTACAGAGAAACATGTGTACTATCCCTTGATGAACACAGAAAAAGTATCTGCCACAAAATTTGTTTTAAGAAGCTCAGTGTATGACATTTACTCCAAAAATGAAGTACACTGAAGATCAGACAAAGATTTTGCAAAAAGGGCCAGAACAATCCACTCCCTAAAGCCTGTTAATACATTTACTGAAGATATCGTCATCGATTCAGAAGTTAATTTTTTAAATACTGCTGTTAAACCGTCATTCTCAACCATACCATCCTGGGAACTGAGAAAACCAAACTTTGATATGGACTACACAAAatttaatctgaaaaaaaaaagattcgccGAATATACTAAAGAGCTCCGTATGCTCTCACACAGAAAATGATTATAGAAATTATCTTAAAATCTATACAGATTGTTCGGTTCTTGATGATGGCAGAGCGGGAGCAGCTTTTGTGATACCGGAATTAAACCGTGAGAAAATGTACCACCTGGGCAAacatctttctatcttttctgctGAGCTCGTTGCCATACTTATGGCCATAAACTACATCCTGGATTTTCATAAAAAGGATAGCCAAATCCTACTTTGTGTAGACTCAAAATCGGCGTTAAATGCACTTAGATATGCAAATACAAAAAATCACGCCTTGAGATGATCACAGAAAtaaaacacattgtacatcaacagttacagcaagcaaccccaaggcttacttaaatgatttatctgtctcccagtcaagaccagttagaagtttaattcatcgattccATTTGAATGCCCTAcgaactaaattttgcaaaaatatacagcgtctgtgcggaaaagaagtcaatgtctaccacatacttgtccagtgtccaaaaacaagacaactgttctttaaaaaaaactagccgaccagtttccaccaaacacatatttgtccttgggagatgttttgaataattattcattacttcaaaAAATTTCTGACTGTTTGATTctaagtccagttggtatctgtctttgactgatcacgtttttgttaccattagcatgctttttttattttatttttttaataatttttttatgcaGATGTTTAACTGACTGTCGAAATTCCTGTTATAATGCACTGTTAGTCACTACAGTTGGTAGCTGTTCGTTGTCCACTACTGACGACAGTCATCCCGCCACCTGTTCTCCTCGACCCCACGCCTCATCTCATGTGCGCACACTgttttctgcttttgtttgtttcttgttgttttgtgctgttgttgttgtttttttttttttttttttttttttttttggggggggggggttgctttttgtttgtttgtttttttggtacccgtctaatatcactaaacagtgataggacgttaaactaaactaaactaaaaaacaaaccaacacacacacacacacacacacacacacacacatgcataacagatatgcaacaaacaagcagattcacagatatgaaagcacaaacatttacacataaacggacacgagccccgacacacacacacacacacacacacacacacacacacacacacacaccatttcccaaATCACCCTGCACACCCATTCCTacaccatacctccccccccccccatgcccccacacgGATTCCTTGACTTTGTTTTGCAggttccacggcacacacacacacgcgcgcgcgcgcacgcacgcacgcacacacgcacgcacactgcacacacatactcaattatacaagcacacacataattatattatgtatacttttttttccgcAATAAGTATATGTTAGATACTGATCAAAATTGTGCGACTTGAAATGGAAAGTTCAGACCCTTAGCCGCCTGTCTTGTATGAGTTGTCACGATTCGCCTGGCAGGCTTGATATGCACGCTccgttcctttttattttttattttattttatttttttacttattaGTCTTTTAATTAACCAAGTTTTTATTGTGAACGGTGTCAACTTCTCTGCCATGATCTGGACAACACCGAGGTATCTTTTTCTTCGACTTTTGGCCATGGATAACAGAAATACGTTGAATTTCTttggtctctctcttctttgtgtcatggcaagatcgccaaccactgtgagTGATCTCTTCGCACGGCCTGCCAGTGTCAATGTGTCGTTTTGCCACTCTCCGTGCACTCACCCAGCACAAGTGCACCCAcacgacaccaacacacacagtgtttatTCCGTGGCTTGCTCTCGCACACAGCTCATGGATTACCAAAACCAGTGTTCATCTTCTCTGACGACGACCAGCGCCTCCTGCCGTCATGGACTTGCGCGCTCTGCACCACACTGTGCCGGCGCCTGCAGGGACTAGGGATTCATTCCCGCTGCCTGTCCTGTCTCAGGAAGCCTGCCAGGAAGAAGCGTCCTTACAGAGGAGGTCGTAGGAAGCAGGGCAGGAAGATTTCTGTTTGGATTTCCAGCCGTACCCCGCCCACCGACAGTAACtaagtctgttccatctctcatctctctctcactcagtactgttccatctctcatctctctctcactcagtactgttccatctctcatctctctctcactcagtactgttccatctctcatctctctctcactcagtactgttccatctctcatctctctctcactcagtactgttccatctctcatctctctctcactcagtactgttccatctctcatctctctctcactcagtactgttccatctctcatctctctctcactcagtactgttccatctctcatctctctctcactcagtactgttccatctctcatctctctctcactcagtactgttccatctctcatctctctctcactcagtactgttccatctctcatctctctctcactcagtactgttccatctctcatctctctctcactcagtactgttccatctctcatctctctctcactcagtactgttccatctctcatctctctctcactcagtactgttccatctctcatctctctctcactcagtactgttccatctctcatctctctctcactcagtactgttccatctctcatctctctctcactcagtactgttccatctcatctctctcactcagtactgttccatctctcatctctctcactcagtactgttccatctctcatctctctctcactcagtactgttccatctctcatctctctctcactcagtactgttccatctctcatctctctctcactcagtactgttccatctctcatctctctctcactcagtactgttccatctctcatctctctctcactcagtactgttccatctctca
The sequence above is drawn from the Babylonia areolata isolate BAREFJ2019XMU chromosome 26, ASM4173473v1, whole genome shotgun sequence genome and encodes:
- the LOC143300569 gene encoding uncharacterized protein LOC143300569, with product MSTDTILTFWLPVVLIVNLHASLNVQDDTRCSYNGPGNCTFTSDFCHWNNSGWTTNVVKRHIYKCAYLSFYITSGFLTSRPVCATSPAFHCLKFEYYIKESDTYALEVFISWPHNGSRLELWNSSTKATWGNAEIPVKPSDSTFTLMIKGTRKHSGERNKKVRVRNLKYYESRCNDGLTTTSSSSTNTIDTKLPTTSTASLGKHTTASAGKTAGEAAKSNVWPTITGVSATIFISSIILVFLIIFFRRNNLMCWKIRSGEKPAIFQTDLASDAEDYDISTGVSRDDNHTGDTPPSNHYTSVSEASTSRLSVENYSVIRDVDQDESSLAFRRHSSLYCLAQDMTSSTPSGTDNPAAAHVLDSPEISGDNRHQDGAQVDDYSEMRFDEEQTYSNYSPCDHVHTTHKAMAKQKQCFMTKVAGQQPQQCAFGERIPQTPEATAATIYHILEQRAEHDPCTQSISWCQHHTLEETLHETETRRELRDTTLPFSQSPTSDSSPSPREEATDYNHLQFDRSEPVENVTGVVGGGDVYSHVKEGGENTYDEVDRDRQRDVIDDDYSHIW